A portion of the Candidatus Obscuribacterales bacterium genome contains these proteins:
- a CDS encoding DUF4346 domain-containing protein: MTHPHTPTTHPTAADLAKLDDKLSKRFIELDPEGYFIIYVDRAAGLICADHYTNAINEKGLAVDPETGEPLCARGGNAKRLPTQTYKGRTAKELGMAITEVANPCPLSRFDHALYLGREFVRAEMALISGHDYIQD, from the coding sequence ATGACCCATCCCCATACACCCACCACCCACCCGACAGCGGCAGACTTGGCCAAGCTTGATGACAAACTCTCCAAACGCTTCATCGAGTTGGATCCAGAAGGATATTTTATTATCTACGTTGATCGAGCAGCCGGGCTGATCTGCGCCGACCACTACACCAATGCCATCAACGAAAAAGGTCTCGCTGTCGATCCAGAGACCGGCGAACCCCTCTGCGCCCGAGGTGGCAATGCCAAGCGTCTGCCCACACAAACCTACAAAGGTCGCACGGCTAAAGAATTGGGCATGGCCATTACGGAAGTCGCCAACCCTTGCCCCCTCAGCAGATTTGACCATGCTCTATATCTAGGACGGGAATTTGTGCGTGCAGAGATGGCTCTGATCAGTGGCCATGACTACATTCAAGACTAG